The sequence CATCCTGGAACTTTCCATCAGGAGCATCAACGTTAAGACCAAGCTGAAGAACTTCGTACACAATTGCATGAAGGAAGGCAACTCTCGCACGACCATTGAAGAAGCTAGCAAGTCCATGGGAATCTCCAAGAGCAAAACCAAACGCATCCTGCTGATTCTCGTTGAACTCCGAATCGCAAGCATCGTAGGCGAGGACATTGATTTCCGCATCAAGAAGGAACAACTCAGTATCGCACTGGAAAAGATCGATATGTTCTTCAACGACGAAATGAGATAGAATCTAGGGAAATCGGAACAAATGAAAAAGCCCGCGGAATGGATCCACGGGCAATTTAAAAAAAACTTTAGTTTACATAATCCACATTATCGGCAACAAAGATACAAGGGATTAACAGGGGAGCTTTTAATATATATTTACCAAAAACTCGTGAGAAAAACCATGTCCCAGACCAGTGAAAAGTTTAGAGTTGAATGGCTTGCAGCCGACCAGGCACGTGATGCAGGCCTTGAAGAACCGACGGACGTTACCGCGTTCAAGGATATTTCCTATGGTGAATTTGGAGACTGGAATCTGCTGGATCTGTACATTCCCAAGGCCGTGACGACTCTAGATGCTGCGACGAAGAAACACCCGGTGATCATCAGCGTCCACGGCGGCGCTTTTGTCTACGGTCAAAAAGAAACCTACAAGTTCTATCTGATGAGTCTGGCGGAACGTGGTTTTGCCGTAGTGAATTTCAACTACAGGCTGGCTCCGGAATTCAAGTTCCCGGCTGCCCTGGAAGATACCGACGCCGTAGTCCATTGGGTTCTGAAGAACGCAGAAAAATACAATCTGGACGCAGAAAATATTTTCTTCGTGGGAGATTCCGCAGGCGCAACTTATGCCGCACTTTACGCCATTTATTGCGTGAATCCGGAATATGCGGGCAAGGTACAGGCCACCGCAAAATCCTGGTACGACTCCCCCGCGAAAATCAACCCGCCGAAAAATTTCAAGCCCAAGGCTCTAGCCCTAAACTGCGGACTTTTCGACCTGACGGAAGATAGAAACAAGCAGGCCGATATTGTGGTAGACTTGCTAGGTGACCATTGGGAAGAATGCTGCGAATACCTGAATGTGGAGGATTTCCTGACCAAGGAATTTCCAACCGCATTTGT is a genomic window of Fibrobacter sp. containing:
- a CDS encoding alpha/beta hydrolase translates to MSQTSEKFRVEWLAADQARDAGLEEPTDVTAFKDISYGEFGDWNLLDLYIPKAVTTLDAATKKHPVIISVHGGAFVYGQKETYKFYLMSLAERGFAVVNFNYRLAPEFKFPAALEDTDAVVHWVLKNAEKYNLDAENIFFVGDSAGATYAALYAIYCVNPEYAGKVQATAKSWYDSPAKINPPKNFKPKALALNCGLFDLTEDRNKQADIVVDLLGDHWEECCEYLNVEDFLTKEFPTAFVMTGEYDFLKSQNQHMAATLEKLGLPHVFKHYGTQDDKEISHVFHVNMKLPLAHACNDAECEFFKGFI